A segment of the Bacteroidetes bacterium SB0662_bin_6 genome:
CTGGATCGGGAATTGTACGAACCTGTGCCGGTCTACATAGCCAAGGATGGCGCCTGGTTCGTCGGGGACATGCTGGCGGATATCCAGGCGTTTCAGGATATTGAGCGCATTCGTCGTGAAGCCGTTCCGGTTCATGCCGTTCCGGGCGATGCGCATGCGCTTCTTCTCGTCGAACAGAAACGTGCCGGGTGGTTTGCGCGCCGTCCGAGGACATACCGGTTGGACGTGGCGTTTCTTGCCTTGCACGGTGGCTCCGGAGAGGATGGGGGCGTACAGGGATTTCTGGAAATGTGTAACGTGCCCTTTACCGGCAGCGGGATTGCCGGATCGTCCATCGGCATGGATAAAGCACTATCCAAGTATCTGTGTCGGGATCAGGACATTCCCGTGGTGGATTTTCTGGTTCTGCACGAATCCGAGTGGGGGGATCAGGAAGAAGCCTGGCTCGATCACTGCGAGCGGGAATTGAGATATCCTGTGGTGGTAAAGCCGGCCTGTCTCGGATCTTCGATAGGGATCGCGAAGGCCGGGGATCGAAAGACGCTGGACCGGGCTATCGAGAATGCATTCCGGTACGACCGGAAACTGGTCGTGGAGCACGCCGTGCAGCAGTTGAAGGAAATCAATTGCGCGGTGCTTGGCAGGGAGGATAACGCCATCGTGAGCGTGCTTGAGCAACCCCTGCATATCGACAGCGAAGAGTTGCTCACTTTTCAGGACAAGTACATGCGTGGGGAACCCGGTGGAGAAGCAGCCAAGCGTGGCGCACGGAACGCCAAACAGCCGGAGGCGGGGCGCGGTATGGCATCCCTGGATCGCATTGTACCCGCGCTGATCGACGAAAAAACCGCCGAACGCATTCGCGCGATGGCATTGCAGGTATTTCGTCTGTTGGGATGCGCAGGGGTGGCGCGTATTGATTTCATGATTGACGAAGCCGACGGCGCCGTGTATTTCAACGAAATCAACACCATTCCCGGCTCGTTCTCATTTTATCTTTGGGAGCCGGCGGGCATTTCCTTTGGAGAGCTTGTGCATCGAATGATCGGGTTGGCTTTCGAAAGCCACCGTGCCCGAAACCGGCGTATCCGCACGTACGATGTGAACCTGCTCTCCGAAACCGGCTTGCGCGGGATCAAGGGCGCGAAATCGGAATCATGACACAGGGTACACCCGCTGACATACTTTCCCTCGTAGAGAAACACGATCGCCTGTTTTTGACGAGTCATGTTCGTCCGGACGGCGATGCGCTTGGATCGGAAGTGGCCTTTGCGGATTTTCTTGCAAAATTGGGAAAGCAGGTTACCGTGTTGAACAGTGATCCGCCCCCCATGAACATGGAATGGCTTCCCGGTGTCCGGGACATTCGCATTTTTGACGGGTCTTTGGCGCACCGCCAGTGCATTGACGAGGCAGGAGCGGTGTTCGTACTTGATACCAACGCGGAGAACCGGCTCGGCAATCTGGCCGGTCCGGTGCGCGGAGCGCGCGGCACGAAGGTGCTGATCGACCACCATACGCATCCGGAGGACTGGTTCGATATGCGTTACGTATCTACGACCGCTTCGTCAGCCGGCGAACTCGTGTATGAGATCATTGCCGCCTGCGACCCCGATCTGATCGACGCCCGTATTGCTACGGCGCTCTATACCGCGATTATGACGGATACGGGTTCTTTCCGATACCAGGGCGTAACCCCAAGGCTGCACCGCATGGTGGCGAATATTATAGAGCGGGGAGCGATCGTTCCGGGGGTTGTGCACGCAGCCATCTTCGACCACCGTTCCATGGAGGGGTTATATCTGCTTGGACAGGCGCTTGAAACCGTACGGTTGTATTGCGGGGGACGGGTTGCCGCCATTACGGTGACGCCCCGCATGCTGGAAGATACCGGAGCAAGCAGCGAGGAAACGGAAGGCTTCGTCAATTTTGCACTGTCGATCGATCGCGTGGAAGCCGCCGTACTGTTTCTGGAAACGGCAAAGGGTACGAAGATGAGTTTTCGCTCCCAGGGCGATATTCCGGTGGATACATGGGCGAGAGCTTTCGGAGGGGGAGGACACAAGAATGCCTCGGGTGCGTTCCTTCTCGAGCCGCTGGAGAAAGCCCGCGACAAGGTGATGCGCGTTGCTCCACGTTATATCGGCGCTTCCACGAGCAATCAGGACGATGTTGTGCTGAGTTCAGAGGATGATGCCGACCTTGCTTCCCTATCTTGAAACCAGGTTCAAAAAACGGTAATCGGGATTATGTTTTCTGTAGATGTTTCGGTCACGGCAGTTCCGCTTGCGGACATGGATGTCGATGTACTGATTGTGCCGGTGTGCGAGGACCGCGCCGCCGCTCGTCTTGAGGAATTGGCTTCGGAATGGGGCGCTCCGCTCCGCTCCGCAGCGCAGGATTTCGACGGGTCGGCAGGCGCCGCTGTGTTGGTGTATGCACCATCCGGGCAGGCAAAGCGGCTGGGTCTGGTCGGTATGGGTCCGTCCGGCAAGGTGGGGCCGGAGGAACTGCGCCGTGCAGCGGCGGCCGGGGAGGGCCTTGCAGCGAAGTGCGGTGCGGCCACGGTAGGTCTTGCGCTGCCGACCACCGGTATGGAGGATGCTTCCAGTGCTGCCCAGGCGCTGGTGGAGGGGTATATGCTGTCCGCCTATCGCTTCGCCCGGTACAAGACCGCTCCGGGGAAGAAAGAAGTTGCGGCGTTGGAACGAATCGTTGTACACGCTGGCGGCAGGGACTCGGAGGAGGCGTCCGGAGGCGCTGAACGTGGGCGCATCCTTGCGGAAGCGGTGGCGACGGCCCGCGATCTGGTGAACATTTCACCCGACGAGAAGTCGGCGACGGCATTTTCCGGTATGATTGCGGATCTGGGCAAAGCGCACGGTTTTTCCACAGAGGTGTGGGACAAAACCCGCATCGAACGGGAAGGCATGGGGGGGCTGCTTGCTGTGAACCGGGGCAGCCAGGAGCCTCCGACATTCACCATCATGACCTGGAAGCCCGATCATGCGAAGACCGAGCCTCCCGTGGTTCTTGTGGGTAAGGGGGTCATGTTCGATACGGGGGGGCTTTCGCTCAAGCCCACGCACAATTCGATGGATCACATGAAGGCCGATATGGCCGGCGCGGCGGCAGTGGTGGGTGCGATGAGTGCGCTGGCCCGTCTGAATTTTCCCCGGCATGTCGTCGGCCTGGTTCCTGCCACCGACAACCGCCCCGGCGAAGACGCGTACGTACCGGGGGATGTCATTCGGATGCATTCCGGAAAGACAGTCGAGGTCCTGAATACCGACGCCGAGGGGCGCATGATTCTTGCCGATGCGCTTTCGTATGCATCCGTATACAACCCGCCGCTGGTCATCGAGTTGTCCACTCTGACCGGCGCCCAGGTGGTTGCGCTCGGATCCGAAGTGGCCGCAGTGATGACGAACGATCGGCCGGGTTCGGAAGCCCGGCTTCATGCGATGGAAGAGGCGGGTCGCCGCACCGGCGATCTGGTGCATCGCATGCCCATGTATGCCCATTACGGCGAATTGCTCAGGAGTGAGGTGGCGGACATACAGAACATCAGCAGCAGGCGGGAAGCGGGCTCTATTACGGCGGCCAAGTTCCTGGAGCATTTCACGCAATACCCGTGGATTCATATCGATCTGGCCGGTCCGTCGTTTCTGAAGCATGTTCTGCCGTGGCGTCCCAAGGGGGGCACCGGCTTCGGGGTTCGCCTGCTGGTTGAATTTCTGCACGCATACGATCCTGCATGACATGGCTTCGGGTGCTGAACCGGTCCAGGCGCCGACGGATGCTTCCGCCCGAACGGGTGGCCGTTTAGAGCGGCCTCGCGTCGCCGTCACCTTGGGTGATCCCAATGGCATAGGCCCGGAAGTCGTACTCAAAAGCGTGCGAGAGACACACAGGTTGCAGATAGCGCAACCGGTGATCGTAGGCTCCGCGCAGGTACTCCGTGCACATGCTGCCCGCATGGGAAACAGCTTGCCGGACATCCGGATCGTTACTTCCATGCCTGATCGGATTTCGCCGGAGGGGCTGTTCGTGCTCGATATAGCGCAGGACGAACCATTCGAGCCGGAATTCGGCAAGGTGGCTGCGGAAGCGGGTGCCCTGGCCATGCGCTCGGTCGAACGCGCCGTAGCCATGTGTATTGCGGGGGAAGTGGATGCGGTGGTGACAGCCCCTGTGCACAAGGAGGCGATTTCGATGGCCGGGTACATGCATCCGGGCCATACGGAATTTATTGCCGGGCTTGCCGGTTGCAGCCGGTATGCGATGATGATGATTGCGGAGGGATTACGCGTCGGTCTTGTGACGGCGCATATGCCTCTGCGGGATGTGCCGCATGCTGTCACGCGCAAATCCGTACTTGCAGGCATCCGGGTGGTGCATGCCGCACTTCGTGTCGATTTCGGCATACAGAGCCCGGAAATCGCCGTGCTGGGACTCAATCCCCATGCCGGGGAAGGAGGTGTGCTTGGCCGGGAAGAAACCGAGGTGGTCGGCCCCGCTATCCATGAGGCACGGGCCGGCGGACTGCTTGCGTCCGGGCCGCATCCTGCGGACGGCTTCTTTGGGGCAGGCGCCTGGCGCCGGTACGACGCCGTGCTCGCCATGTACCACGATCAGGGCCTTGCGCCTTTCAAAACGCTTGCTTTCGAGCATGGCGTCAATTATACCGCAGGCCTGCCGATCGTGCGCACATCCCCGGATCATGGAACCGCATTCGATATTGCGGGTCAAGGAAGAGCGCGTTCGGAGAGTATGCTGAGCGCTATCCGTCTGGCCGTCGATATAGTGCGGTGCAGGAACCGCACATGATCCACCTTTCCGACATATCGCTCTCGCACGTGTTGCCCGACGGCCATCGCCGTACCGTGGTCGAGCACCTTGACCTGACGATCCGGCAGGGAGAAATGGCGTACCTGGTCGGTCCTACCGGAAGCGGGAAAACGACCCTGTTGCGGATGTTGTACATGGATGTGTTTCCGGATGCGGGTGTAGCGCAGATAGGCGAGTACCGGACAGATCGGATGCGTTATACGAAAATCCCGTATTTGCGCCGCTCGCTGGGCGTGGTGTTTCAGGACTTTCAATTGCTTCCCGATCGTACGGTCTATGAGAATGTTGCATTTGCTATGTATGTCATCGGCAAGCGGGGCAGAGCCGTCAGGGAGCGCGTTATGCAGGTGCTTTCGCAGGTAGGGCTGAGTCACAAGAAGAAGCACTTTCCTCACGAGTTATCCGGAGGGGAACAACAGCGCGTTTCGATTGCCCGGGCCATCGTGAACGAGCCGTTGATGTTGTTGGCCGACGAACCCACCGGAAATCTGGATCCGAACGTCGCTGACGACATCCTCAAATTGATTGTCGGGCTTCACCGGCAGGGCATGACGGTGCTGATGGCTACGCACAATTATCGCCTGATCAAGCAATTTCCTGCCCGCACACTGGGTTTTATGGGGAGACACATTGTGGATGTAGACCCCGAAACCCTTTAAGATATGCGTACCCTGTTCCGAAATCCTTGCTCCGGATCATGCATGACGCGCAGACCGTTATGTTCGGAATTGCACAGGAAGATGTGAAGAAGAGGGCATTCGTTTACCAATCCTTTATGCAGGCTTGATTATGGATTTTTTTGAACGGGTTGTTTCCGCACTGGAAAGCGCCATATGGTCATTCGGTCCCTCTATCGGGGGCGAGACGATTCCCCTCGTCGTCATCCTGCTTCTGGGCACTGGCGTTTTTCTGACGCTTCGGTTGCAGTTCATTCAGGTGCGTCGTCTCGGGCACGGGTTTGCCGTCACATCGGGCAAGTACGACGATCCCGACGAGCCCGGGGACGTGTCCCATTTTCAGGCGCTTACCACGGCTCTTTCGGCTACGGTGGGCATTGGGAATATCGCCGGGGTGGCCATCGCCATTCACTGGGGCGGTCCCGGAGCGATTTTCTGGATGTGGGTCACTGCCTTTCTCGGCATGGCGACCAAATACACGGAAGTTACGCTGGCGCAGAATTACCGGGACATGGTGCCCGCGGATGATGCTTCCCGCCGGCAGGGCACGGTAGCGGGAGGACCGATGTATTATATCGAACGGGGAATGGGCAAGAAGTGGAAGCCGCTTGCCGGATTCTTTGCCGTGCTGCTTGGCATCACCGCTTTTTTAACCGGCAACGCGGTACAGGCCAATACCGTAGCCGATGTGATGGCCTCGGAGTTTGGTGTCGCCACCTGGATTACGGGTATTTTGACCGCGGCCGTCATAGGCATGGTCATTCTCGGGGGCATTAGCCGTATCGGCCGGGTGACCGGAATCCTTGCCCCCGCAATGGCCGCTGTGTATGTACTGGGCGCCCTCCTGATCATTCTGATCAACATAGACCAGCTTCCCTCTGCACTGGGACTCATTTTCCGGGAGGCGTTCAATCCAAGCGCCGGGGTGGCCGGGGTTGGAACGGGAGCGTTTCTCCTTACGCTCATGTGGGGTGTTCGCCGGGGGCTGTTTTCGAACGAGGCCGGGCAGGGATCGGCGCCCATTGCGCACTCTGCGGCCAAGACCGACGAGCCCGTTTCGGAGGGGGTTGTGGCCTTGCTCGAACCGTTCATCGACACCATCGTCATTTGTACGATGACGGCGCTGGTCATCCTGATCACCGGTGTGTGGAGTGACCGGGTGCCCACGGAACTGGATCTGGCGTCGGGCGATATGGGCTATGTACAGCAGGATGGGGCAGGCGCCTTTTCCACTGCCGATCCTCTGGAGGAAATCCTGATTCGTGACGGGATGCCGCTAACCGGTCCGGGCATGGCGCAACCTGCCTGGCACGATGTGGTCGTCGAGCGATTGTTTGTCGATGCGGCGCATACCGAGCCTTTTACCGGGACCCTGGTGCCTGCCAGTCAACACGCCGTCGGGAATGACGGGGATGTGTATGTGGTGCTGTACGGAAATGCCGTCGAGAACGGTGCGCCGATGACGCAACTCGGTTTTCAGCGGGGGCTGTCGCCTCTGGGGAATTGGGGGGGATACATCGTTATTCTATGCGTGCTGCTTTTCGCAATTTCAACGGCCATTGCATGGAGTTATTACGGCGACCGCTGCGCCTATTATCTGTTTGGCGAGAAGGGCGTAATCCCGTACAAGGCGGTCTTTGTGGCGATGCACTTTGTAGGCGCCACGCTGGCCCTGACGACGGTCTGGACCCTGGGTGATGTGTTCCTTGGCATCGTGATTCTGCCGAACCTGCTGGCCATGATTTTCCTTTCGGGCAAGGTTCGGGAAATGACGATCGGGTATTTCAAGCGCCGGCCCTGGATCGAGAATTATGAAGCGCACAAGCGCAGTATCGAGGAGAAACGCAGGAAGAAACGGCAATCCCGTGGATAATAAACGAAGCAAGGGAAGCTGTTTTTCCGGGGTACTGCGGCGCCTCTTCTGTGTAAGGGGATGGGTGTTTGTGGCGGTATTCTGCTGGGCCGGCGTCGTACAGGCGCAGACTTATTCTCTGGATGCGCCCTCCCTGATGCTTCGCGGCAAAGCCTTTGACGTGCGTGTGGAAGGCGTTCAGACAGACGCCGATTCCGCGGCGGTATTCACTGTGCGGATTGGGGAAGCGGCGCCCCGGGCGCTGGAGGCTTCGCGGGACGGGCAGGTATATCTGCGTGATGCGGAAGTGGCGTCGACAGGGTCTATATCGGTCGAATTATTGCGTAACGGGCAGGTGGTCGCGCAGGCCGGAATGCATGTCATTCCCGGATGGGTTTCTATCATCCCTCCTCTCATTGCCATTGCTGCCGCACTGATCCTGAGGCAGGTCATTCCCGCCCTGTTTCTGGGGCTTGTGGTGGGTGCATGGGTTGCGAAGGGAATGGGATTCACGGCATTGTGGACGGGGCTTCTCGATACGTTTCAGGTGTATGTACTCGCTGCGCTGATCGATCCCGGTCATGGCGCCATCATTCTTTTTTCGCTCATGATCGGGGGCATGGTGGGCATCATTTCGCGCAACGGGGGGATGCAGGACATTGTCGAACGCATTGTCCGCCGGACCCGCTCGCCGCGCAAGGCGCAGTTAGCTACGTGGGTATTGGGTCTGCTTGTCTTTTTCGATGATTACGCCAATACGCTGGTGGTCGGCAACACGATGCGCTCGGTGACGGACCGGTTCAAGGTTTCGCGCGAGAAGCTGGCGTATATCGTGGATTCCACGGCAGCGCCCGTCGCCTGCCTCGCACTGGTTACGACATGGATCGGCTACGAGGTCGGTCTGATCGGCGCGGCTATAGAGAACCTTGACGGCTTCACCGAGTCGGCCTATTCGGTATTCCTGCAATCGATCCCGTATAGCTTTTATCCGATCCTCGCCATTTTATTCGTGTTCTGCGTAGCCTCGTCCGATCGGGATTTTGGCCCGATGTACCGCGCGGAACAAAGAGCCCGTCTGACCGGGCAAGTGTCTTCTCCGAATGCCGAAATTGTTCAGGATGAGGGAGAATCTGCGGCCATCGCACCCAAGGCCGGTGTGAAATACCGCGCCATGGATGCCGTGCTCCCGATAGTCGTACTGGTCGTGTCGGTACTGGGCGGGCTCTATGTGACCGGGGAAGGCGATACCTTACGGGATATCATCGGGACTGCGG
Coding sequences within it:
- a CDS encoding leucyl aminopeptidase translates to MFSVDVSVTAVPLADMDVDVLIVPVCEDRAAARLEELASEWGAPLRSAAQDFDGSAGAAVLVYAPSGQAKRLGLVGMGPSGKVGPEELRRAAAAGEGLAAKCGAATVGLALPTTGMEDASSAAQALVEGYMLSAYRFARYKTAPGKKEVAALERIVVHAGGRDSEEASGGAERGRILAEAVATARDLVNISPDEKSATAFSGMIADLGKAHGFSTEVWDKTRIEREGMGGLLAVNRGSQEPPTFTIMTWKPDHAKTEPPVVLVGKGVMFDTGGLSLKPTHNSMDHMKADMAGAAAVVGAMSALARLNFPRHVVGLVPATDNRPGEDAYVPGDVIRMHSGKTVEVLNTDAEGRMILADALSYASVYNPPLVIELSTLTGAQVVALGSEVAAVMTNDRPGSEARLHAMEEAGRRTGDLVHRMPMYAHYGELLRSEVADIQNISSRREAGSITAAKFLEHFTQYPWIHIDLAGPSFLKHVLPWRPKGGTGFGVRLLVEFLHAYDPA
- a CDS encoding Na+/H+ antiporter NhaC family protein, whose protein sequence is MLRGKAFDVRVEGVQTDADSAAVFTVRIGEAAPRALEASRDGQVYLRDAEVASTGSISVELLRNGQVVAQAGMHVIPGWVSIIPPLIAIAAALILRQVIPALFLGLVVGAWVAKGMGFTALWTGLLDTFQVYVLAALIDPGHGAIILFSLMIGGMVGIISRNGGMQDIVERIVRRTRSPRKAQLATWVLGLLVFFDDYANTLVVGNTMRSVTDRFKVSREKLAYIVDSTAAPVACLALVTTWIGYEVGLIGAAIENLDGFTESAYSVFLQSIPYSFYPILAILFVFCVASSDRDFGPMYRAEQRARLTGQVSSPNAEIVQDEGESAAIAPKAGVKYRAMDAVLPIVVLVVSVLGGLYVTGEGDTLRDIIGTADSYGALMWGSLLGVITAVALSLGRRTLSLSETVNAWFAGVKSMLLACVILVLAWALSEITTVIYTADYLISVLGDSLPPGIVPLLIFVLAALTAFSTGSSWGAMGILMPLVIPLVWAILEINGLTGGDHHHILYSSVACVLTGAVCGDHCSPISDTTILSSMASGCDHIDHVRTQLPYALFVGVVAMLLGILPAGFGMPWWIGMAIGGGVLFFGLRIFGRSIPEA
- a CDS encoding bifunctional oligoribonuclease/PAP phosphatase NrnA is translated as MTQGTPADILSLVEKHDRLFLTSHVRPDGDALGSEVAFADFLAKLGKQVTVLNSDPPPMNMEWLPGVRDIRIFDGSLAHRQCIDEAGAVFVLDTNAENRLGNLAGPVRGARGTKVLIDHHTHPEDWFDMRYVSTTASSAGELVYEIIAACDPDLIDARIATALYTAIMTDTGSFRYQGVTPRLHRMVANIIERGAIVPGVVHAAIFDHRSMEGLYLLGQALETVRLYCGGRVAAITVTPRMLEDTGASSEETEGFVNFALSIDRVEAAVLFLETAKGTKMSFRSQGDIPVDTWARAFGGGGHKNASGAFLLEPLEKARDKVMRVAPRYIGASTSNQDDVVLSSEDDADLASLS
- a CDS encoding sodium:alanine symporter family protein yields the protein MDFFERVVSALESAIWSFGPSIGGETIPLVVILLLGTGVFLTLRLQFIQVRRLGHGFAVTSGKYDDPDEPGDVSHFQALTTALSATVGIGNIAGVAIAIHWGGPGAIFWMWVTAFLGMATKYTEVTLAQNYRDMVPADDASRRQGTVAGGPMYYIERGMGKKWKPLAGFFAVLLGITAFLTGNAVQANTVADVMASEFGVATWITGILTAAVIGMVILGGISRIGRVTGILAPAMAAVYVLGALLIILINIDQLPSALGLIFREAFNPSAGVAGVGTGAFLLTLMWGVRRGLFSNEAGQGSAPIAHSAAKTDEPVSEGVVALLEPFIDTIVICTMTALVILITGVWSDRVPTELDLASGDMGYVQQDGAGAFSTADPLEEILIRDGMPLTGPGMAQPAWHDVVVERLFVDAAHTEPFTGTLVPASQHAVGNDGDVYVVLYGNAVENGAPMTQLGFQRGLSPLGNWGGYIVILCVLLFAISTAIAWSYYGDRCAYYLFGEKGVIPYKAVFVAMHFVGATLALTTVWTLGDVFLGIVILPNLLAMIFLSGKVREMTIGYFKRRPWIENYEAHKRSIEEKRRKKRQSRG
- the pdxA gene encoding 4-hydroxythreonine-4-phosphate dehydrogenase PdxA, with the protein product MASGAEPVQAPTDASARTGGRLERPRVAVTLGDPNGIGPEVVLKSVRETHRLQIAQPVIVGSAQVLRAHAARMGNSLPDIRIVTSMPDRISPEGLFVLDIAQDEPFEPEFGKVAAEAGALAMRSVERAVAMCIAGEVDAVVTAPVHKEAISMAGYMHPGHTEFIAGLAGCSRYAMMMIAEGLRVGLVTAHMPLRDVPHAVTRKSVLAGIRVVHAALRVDFGIQSPEIAVLGLNPHAGEGGVLGREETEVVGPAIHEARAGGLLASGPHPADGFFGAGAWRRYDAVLAMYHDQGLAPFKTLAFEHGVNYTAGLPIVRTSPDHGTAFDIAGQGRARSESMLSAIRLAVDIVRCRNRT
- a CDS encoding ATP-binding cassette domain-containing protein; amino-acid sequence: MIHLSDISLSHVLPDGHRRTVVEHLDLTIRQGEMAYLVGPTGSGKTTLLRMLYMDVFPDAGVAQIGEYRTDRMRYTKIPYLRRSLGVVFQDFQLLPDRTVYENVAFAMYVIGKRGRAVRERVMQVLSQVGLSHKKKHFPHELSGGEQQRVSIARAIVNEPLMLLADEPTGNLDPNVADDILKLIVGLHRQGMTVLMATHNYRLIKQFPARTLGFMGRHIVDVDPETL
- a CDS encoding D-alanine--D-alanine ligase, giving the protein MDPSAHKIRVGVLFGGVAPEHEVSVITAQQAIHVLDRELYEPVPVYIAKDGAWFVGDMLADIQAFQDIERIRREAVPVHAVPGDAHALLLVEQKRAGWFARRPRTYRLDVAFLALHGGSGEDGGVQGFLEMCNVPFTGSGIAGSSIGMDKALSKYLCRDQDIPVVDFLVLHESEWGDQEEAWLDHCERELRYPVVVKPACLGSSIGIAKAGDRKTLDRAIENAFRYDRKLVVEHAVQQLKEINCAVLGREDNAIVSVLEQPLHIDSEELLTFQDKYMRGEPGGEAAKRGARNAKQPEAGRGMASLDRIVPALIDEKTAERIRAMALQVFRLLGCAGVARIDFMIDEADGAVYFNEINTIPGSFSFYLWEPAGISFGELVHRMIGLAFESHRARNRRIRTYDVNLLSETGLRGIKGAKSES